From the Pomacea canaliculata isolate SZHN2017 linkage group LG4, ASM307304v1, whole genome shotgun sequence genome, one window contains:
- the LOC112562712 gene encoding stress response protein nst1-like isoform X1: protein MADHIRERMRCLEILDLNPTATEDEIKKKYKTLALKYHPDKNKSEDATEQFQEIQYAYKYLQEGPEILDHHSEDDDDGIPIFFLMRLFPWLFQSYAGKRPTYPHFFMYDDYDTSSDEEYDTPDDEYKASNYKPTSDASSAQKSTSAKSRKSESKRQKKKRAKQKKREEKSAAAKTQKEKVQTSSDSSCRENPITAAAQTDQAKDDNSEKPDAGRQGCLASNKDNPVSADSAASEVLQAEEAKSGQPSIVRDNSQADTNAEVSKSSTKNTGAGQPQPLQPPRLPPKKSKQQIREEQRKREEEAIKIRKELEENLRLEQERKARKQAAREEKERLEAERRKQQEEEEIAAEAQRLKLEEKKHAEEKARKQKEEEEEKERQRLLAELDTNMFMDSSGDFLTRDSEGVGNIKKRTVVYTSPEYDSQCEQRSERPVFTGPPSHNQPFGQSSFNQPFRAFRGGRDFRFPRGGPNRGFQFRPTFQTGNYPTKMEPSSQTWEEQMQMSERWEEQHRAGKSSQPDNDQKSHSDNHELFSAASARGPPESPQQTFHKQTDASMQDYRRVNQLTDPVPFRLNDPNVPQPTFGGGLSGPPGKHGGVPGAQASINAGSMQQAGAVNQPNGPHSAGKVVHNGFASDSLRGRGRENVGLNDTQKNNLLHGGDDRMHMEGKHNNPTRPTTGDVKASLPEKRDHGIFNGSRLEKVVERSSSISSDGSDFHQLPSKPHFSAGMRPPLNRPAVHSAVSGTPPLLPFPTPGLPPGFNQQNLPGFSPFVHQPIFTQRPVTPQPFVSQPAVSQRAPSSSQTILAAPSFVHMSHIGGPPFQPGPPGPQFVSPSQQASSQWTVHRPAQGQMPQRGSVPPFDSRPQPATSLHQAYKGSGGNGSDVFSSSHGLDDIDD from the exons ATCTTTTTTCTCATGCGACTCTTTCCTTGGTTGTTTCAAA GCTATGCTGGGAAGCGCCCAACCTATCCTCACTTTTTCATGTATGACGATTATGATACGTCTTCAGATGAGGAGTATGATACACCAGATGACGAATACAA GGCAAGCAATTATAAACCAACAAGTGATGCTTCCTCAGCTCAGAAATCTACGAGTGCTAAAAGTCGGAAAAGTGAATCGAAACGGCAGAAAAAGAAGCGTGCCAAGCAGAagaagagggaggagaaaaGTG CTGctgcaaaaacacaaaaggaaaaagtaCAAACTTCATCAGACTCTAGCTGCAGAGAAAATCCCatcacagcagcagcacagaCAGATCAAGCAAAAGATGACAACTCTGAAAAGCCAGATGCGGGAAGACAGGGCTGTCTGGCATCAAACAAAGACAATCCAGTATCTGCAGATTCCGCAGCTAGTGAGGTGCTACAAGCAGAAGAGGCCAAGAGTGGACAACCTTCTATTGTTCGTGATAATAGCCAG GCTGATACAAATGCCGAGGTGTCAAAGTCCAGCACCAAAAATACCGGTGCTGGTCAGCCTCAGCCATTACAGCCACCACGCCTGCCACCAAAGAAGTCCAAACAGCAGATCAGAGAGGAGCAGAGAAAACGGGAGGAG GAAGCCATCAAGATTCGGAAAGAGCTGGAAGAGAATCTTCGTCTGGAGCAAGAACGCAAAGCCAGGAAACAGGCAGCTCGCGAGGAGAAGGAGCGCCTTGAGGCCGAACGCCGAAAGCagcaggaggaggaagagattGCAGCAGAAGCGCAGCGTTTGAAACTGGAAGAAAAG AAACATGCAGAAGAGAAAGCCAGGAAgcaaaaggaggaagaagaggagaaggaaagaCAGCGCCTCCTGGCGGAGCTGGACACCAACATGTTCATGGATTCTTCTGGAGATTTTCTGACAAGGGATTCAGAAGGAGTGGGCAACATCAAGAAAAGGACAGTTGTTTACACCAGTCCAGAGTATGACAGTCAGTGTGAACAAAGGAGCGAAAG aCCAGTCTTTACTGGACCGCCATCCCACAATCAGCCTTTCGGACAGTCATCTTTCAATCAGCCTTTCAGAGCTTTCAGAGGTGGCAGAGACTTTAGGTTCCCAAGAGGTGGTCCAAACAGAGGTTTCCAATTCAGACCAACCTTTCAGACAGGAAACTACCCAACCAAAATGGAACCTAGCTCCCAGACCTGGGAGGAGCAAATGCAAATGAGTGAGCGGTGGGAGGAGCAACATCGGGCTGGGAAGAGTTCACAACCTGACAATGACCAAAAAAGTCATTCTGATAACCATGAATTGTTCAGTGCTGCCTCTGCCAGGGGCCCACCAGAGAGCCCTCAGCAGACcttccacaaacaaacagatgctTCCATGCAAGATTACAGGAGAGTGAACCAGCTCACAGACCCAGTGCCATTCAGACTTAATGATCCCAACGTACCTCAGCCAACCTTTGGTGGGGGCTTGAGTGGCCCTCCTGGCAAACATGGTGGTGTTCCTGGTGCACAAGCATCAATCAATGCAGGTTCCATGCAGCAAGCCGGTGCAGTCAACCAACCTAATGGTCCTCACTCTGCTGGCAAAGTTGTTCACAATGGCTTTGCTTCAGACAGTCTCAGGGGAAGAGGCAGAGAAAATGTAGGTCTTAATGACacccagaaaaataatttgctccATGGAGGAGATGACAGGATGCATATGGAAGGGAAACACAATAACCCCACCAGACCAACAACAGGAGATGTGAAAGCTTCATTGCCAGAAAAGAGAGACCATGGTATTTTCAATGGCAGCAGACTTGAGAAAGTTGTGGAGAGATCCTCTAGCATCAGCAGTGATGGATCTGACTTTCACCAGCTGCCCTCCAAGCCTCATTTTTCAGCAGGAATGCGTCCTCCTCTAAACCGCCCTGCCGTGCACTCAGCTGTTAGTGGTACGCCACCTCTGCTGCCCTTCCCCACTCCTGGATTGCCCCCTGGCTTTAATCAGCAGAATTTACCAGGATTTTCACCTTTCGTGCATCAACCAATCTTCACTCAGAGGCCAGTAACACCTCAGCCTTTTGTATCACAACCTGCTGTCTCTCAGCGTGCACCTAGTTCCAGTCAAACAATACTTGCAGCCCCATCTTTTGTGCACATGTCACATATTGGGGGGCCTCCCTTTCAGCCAGGGCCACCAGGCCCACAGTTTGTGTCTCCCTCCCAACAGGCTTCTTCACAGTGGACCGTGCATCGGCCAGCACAAGGCCAGATGCCTCAGCGTGGGAGTGTGCCTCCATTTGACAGTAGGCCTCAACCTGCTACTAGTTTACACCAGGCCTACAAAGGCAGTGGAGGCAATGGTAGTGACGTTTTCAGCAGCAGCCATGGGCTTGATGACATAGACGACTGA
- the LOC112562712 gene encoding stress response protein nst1-like isoform X2, with the protein MVMSSDEIKKKYKTLALKYHPDKNKSEDATEQFQEIQYAYKYLQEGPEILDHHSEDDDDGIPIFFLMRLFPWLFQSYAGKRPTYPHFFMYDDYDTSSDEEYDTPDDEYKASNYKPTSDASSAQKSTSAKSRKSESKRQKKKRAKQKKREEKSAAAKTQKEKVQTSSDSSCRENPITAAAQTDQAKDDNSEKPDAGRQGCLASNKDNPVSADSAASEVLQAEEAKSGQPSIVRDNSQADTNAEVSKSSTKNTGAGQPQPLQPPRLPPKKSKQQIREEQRKREEEAIKIRKELEENLRLEQERKARKQAAREEKERLEAERRKQQEEEEIAAEAQRLKLEEKKHAEEKARKQKEEEEEKERQRLLAELDTNMFMDSSGDFLTRDSEGVGNIKKRTVVYTSPEYDSQCEQRSERPVFTGPPSHNQPFGQSSFNQPFRAFRGGRDFRFPRGGPNRGFQFRPTFQTGNYPTKMEPSSQTWEEQMQMSERWEEQHRAGKSSQPDNDQKSHSDNHELFSAASARGPPESPQQTFHKQTDASMQDYRRVNQLTDPVPFRLNDPNVPQPTFGGGLSGPPGKHGGVPGAQASINAGSMQQAGAVNQPNGPHSAGKVVHNGFASDSLRGRGRENVGLNDTQKNNLLHGGDDRMHMEGKHNNPTRPTTGDVKASLPEKRDHGIFNGSRLEKVVERSSSISSDGSDFHQLPSKPHFSAGMRPPLNRPAVHSAVSGTPPLLPFPTPGLPPGFNQQNLPGFSPFVHQPIFTQRPVTPQPFVSQPAVSQRAPSSSQTILAAPSFVHMSHIGGPPFQPGPPGPQFVSPSQQASSQWTVHRPAQGQMPQRGSVPPFDSRPQPATSLHQAYKGSGGNGSDVFSSSHGLDDIDD; encoded by the exons ATCTTTTTTCTCATGCGACTCTTTCCTTGGTTGTTTCAAA GCTATGCTGGGAAGCGCCCAACCTATCCTCACTTTTTCATGTATGACGATTATGATACGTCTTCAGATGAGGAGTATGATACACCAGATGACGAATACAA GGCAAGCAATTATAAACCAACAAGTGATGCTTCCTCAGCTCAGAAATCTACGAGTGCTAAAAGTCGGAAAAGTGAATCGAAACGGCAGAAAAAGAAGCGTGCCAAGCAGAagaagagggaggagaaaaGTG CTGctgcaaaaacacaaaaggaaaaagtaCAAACTTCATCAGACTCTAGCTGCAGAGAAAATCCCatcacagcagcagcacagaCAGATCAAGCAAAAGATGACAACTCTGAAAAGCCAGATGCGGGAAGACAGGGCTGTCTGGCATCAAACAAAGACAATCCAGTATCTGCAGATTCCGCAGCTAGTGAGGTGCTACAAGCAGAAGAGGCCAAGAGTGGACAACCTTCTATTGTTCGTGATAATAGCCAG GCTGATACAAATGCCGAGGTGTCAAAGTCCAGCACCAAAAATACCGGTGCTGGTCAGCCTCAGCCATTACAGCCACCACGCCTGCCACCAAAGAAGTCCAAACAGCAGATCAGAGAGGAGCAGAGAAAACGGGAGGAG GAAGCCATCAAGATTCGGAAAGAGCTGGAAGAGAATCTTCGTCTGGAGCAAGAACGCAAAGCCAGGAAACAGGCAGCTCGCGAGGAGAAGGAGCGCCTTGAGGCCGAACGCCGAAAGCagcaggaggaggaagagattGCAGCAGAAGCGCAGCGTTTGAAACTGGAAGAAAAG AAACATGCAGAAGAGAAAGCCAGGAAgcaaaaggaggaagaagaggagaaggaaagaCAGCGCCTCCTGGCGGAGCTGGACACCAACATGTTCATGGATTCTTCTGGAGATTTTCTGACAAGGGATTCAGAAGGAGTGGGCAACATCAAGAAAAGGACAGTTGTTTACACCAGTCCAGAGTATGACAGTCAGTGTGAACAAAGGAGCGAAAG aCCAGTCTTTACTGGACCGCCATCCCACAATCAGCCTTTCGGACAGTCATCTTTCAATCAGCCTTTCAGAGCTTTCAGAGGTGGCAGAGACTTTAGGTTCCCAAGAGGTGGTCCAAACAGAGGTTTCCAATTCAGACCAACCTTTCAGACAGGAAACTACCCAACCAAAATGGAACCTAGCTCCCAGACCTGGGAGGAGCAAATGCAAATGAGTGAGCGGTGGGAGGAGCAACATCGGGCTGGGAAGAGTTCACAACCTGACAATGACCAAAAAAGTCATTCTGATAACCATGAATTGTTCAGTGCTGCCTCTGCCAGGGGCCCACCAGAGAGCCCTCAGCAGACcttccacaaacaaacagatgctTCCATGCAAGATTACAGGAGAGTGAACCAGCTCACAGACCCAGTGCCATTCAGACTTAATGATCCCAACGTACCTCAGCCAACCTTTGGTGGGGGCTTGAGTGGCCCTCCTGGCAAACATGGTGGTGTTCCTGGTGCACAAGCATCAATCAATGCAGGTTCCATGCAGCAAGCCGGTGCAGTCAACCAACCTAATGGTCCTCACTCTGCTGGCAAAGTTGTTCACAATGGCTTTGCTTCAGACAGTCTCAGGGGAAGAGGCAGAGAAAATGTAGGTCTTAATGACacccagaaaaataatttgctccATGGAGGAGATGACAGGATGCATATGGAAGGGAAACACAATAACCCCACCAGACCAACAACAGGAGATGTGAAAGCTTCATTGCCAGAAAAGAGAGACCATGGTATTTTCAATGGCAGCAGACTTGAGAAAGTTGTGGAGAGATCCTCTAGCATCAGCAGTGATGGATCTGACTTTCACCAGCTGCCCTCCAAGCCTCATTTTTCAGCAGGAATGCGTCCTCCTCTAAACCGCCCTGCCGTGCACTCAGCTGTTAGTGGTACGCCACCTCTGCTGCCCTTCCCCACTCCTGGATTGCCCCCTGGCTTTAATCAGCAGAATTTACCAGGATTTTCACCTTTCGTGCATCAACCAATCTTCACTCAGAGGCCAGTAACACCTCAGCCTTTTGTATCACAACCTGCTGTCTCTCAGCGTGCACCTAGTTCCAGTCAAACAATACTTGCAGCCCCATCTTTTGTGCACATGTCACATATTGGGGGGCCTCCCTTTCAGCCAGGGCCACCAGGCCCACAGTTTGTGTCTCCCTCCCAACAGGCTTCTTCACAGTGGACCGTGCATCGGCCAGCACAAGGCCAGATGCCTCAGCGTGGGAGTGTGCCTCCATTTGACAGTAGGCCTCAACCTGCTACTAGTTTACACCAGGCCTACAAAGGCAGTGGAGGCAATGGTAGTGACGTTTTCAGCAGCAGCCATGGGCTTGATGACATAGACGACTGA